One Thermosipho atlanticus DSM 15807 DNA window includes the following coding sequences:
- a CDS encoding M42 family metallopeptidase, with amino-acid sequence MEELIKKLTEVSSPSGREDTIREVILKELEGYIDGYEIDKLGNLIVWKNGQTNKKILLDAHMDEIGVVVTNIDDNGFLRIDMVGGVSPYTIINSKIRFGNTVGIVGVEGETVKDLISNLKDLSFDKLFVDIGAKSKEEAENLCPIGSFGTYDGYFIKQGDYYISKSMDDRIGCVTIIEIFKRVQNPKNTIYGVFAVQEEIGIVGAQVAGYNIDPDVAIAIDVTAAGDTPKANKRTSMKLGKGTCLKVKDGYSISDRKTIETLKKLAEKYNIPYQMEVLIFGGTDARGYQNTKAGIPSATVSIATRYIHTPNETVHKNDVEATIQLLIKYIEEGI; translated from the coding sequence ATGGAAGAATTAATAAAAAAGCTTACCGAAGTTTCTAGTCCAAGTGGTAGAGAAGACACAATCCGAGAAGTTATCTTAAAAGAATTGGAAGGCTATATCGACGGCTATGAAATTGATAAACTTGGAAACCTTATTGTTTGGAAAAATGGTCAAACCAACAAAAAAATCCTTCTAGATGCACATATGGATGAAATAGGAGTAGTTGTCACAAATATAGATGATAATGGCTTTTTAAGAATAGATATGGTTGGAGGAGTTTCACCATATACAATAATTAATTCAAAAATAAGATTTGGAAATACAGTAGGAATAGTTGGTGTAGAAGGGGAAACAGTAAAAGATTTAATAAGTAATTTAAAAGACTTATCATTTGACAAATTATTTGTAGATATAGGAGCAAAAAGTAAAGAAGAAGCAGAAAACCTTTGCCCAATAGGTAGTTTCGGTACATATGATGGTTATTTCATCAAACAAGGTGACTACTACATTTCAAAATCAATGGATGATAGAATTGGCTGTGTAACAATTATCGAAATATTTAAAAGGGTTCAAAATCCAAAAAATACGATATATGGAGTTTTTGCTGTACAAGAAGAAATTGGTATTGTAGGCGCACAAGTTGCTGGTTACAACATTGATCCAGACGTTGCAATTGCAATCGATGTTACAGCAGCCGGAGATACGCCCAAAGCAAACAAAAGAACTTCAATGAAGTTAGGAAAAGGGACTTGTTTAAAAGTTAAAGATGGTTATTCCATAAGTGATAGAAAAACAATCGAAACCTTGAAGAAATTGGCTGAAAAATATAATATTCCCTATCAAATGGAAGTCTTGATTTTTGGTGGAACGGATGCGCGAGGATATCAAAATACAAAGGCGGGAATCCCCAGCGCAACTGTTTCCATTGCAACTAGATATATCCATACACCCAACGAAACAGTCCATAAAAACGACGTAGAAGCAACTATTCAACTTCTAATAAAATATATAGAGGAGGGAATATAA